Part of the Eshraghiella crossota genome is shown below.
ATATTCCGGAGTCTGTACAGGTAAGTCCGTAGCGCTGCCTCCGCAAAGGATAAGCACGTCTATTTCATCTTTATGTTCCAAAATATCTGAAACCGGATATACCTTAACGCCTTCTGTTAATATTTTAACTGTATCCGGATTACGCCTTGTAAATACAGCTGCAAGTTCCATATCATCATTCTGCTTTACGGCACATTCTATTCCTCTTCCGAGATTGCCGTATCCAAGTATGCCTATTTTCATTGTAATGCTCCTTAAATCATATAATTAAATAATGAACCCGAATTGTAATTATTAGAAAAATTACCAACATTTGTATATGTATTAGCTTTGTTCATTTCACTCTTTATGGAAAATTCAATCATTGAAGAATTAACGCTTAATGAATAACCATAGCTTCCTCTGTCATTTAATAAAGATTTTACTTTAGTCATATCGGATTTCATAAATGTATCTTTATTAACCGTAAGCATATTGTTATCGTCTGCCGTAATTCCGATTGACGCTAACATTTTGGAATTAATAACCGTATTGTTCATCATATTGGTAGCCGCTGTATTAACGGATGACGAGTCCGTATCCTTGGCTTCCTTAATAACATTGTTATAATTCTTAATAAAACCGCTTACTGCATTGTAAATCTTCTCTGTATCGTAATTTCCGTCCTTGTCTTTTGAAAAAACAGACTTTCTGCCGCTTTCTGTAAGTATATCAACTGACGCAGACAATGATTCAACATTCTCCTTAAGCTTGGAAAGTTTCTCCTTATCAGCTGTAGATGTGGAAATACTATGCGAAACATCTTTTAACTTACTCTTCGTATCACTGTCAATACTCTTGGAATAATATCTCTTTGCAAGCTTATAAAAACTTCCCGAACGTATACTGTTATACTCTGTAAGGCTGTCAAAAATAGACTGTGTAGGACTATTCGTCTTAAGATTATTAAATAAATATGATACCGAATTTCTTACCGGGAGATTAATACCTTTCATAAAATCATTCCTTTCTGTAAATACATATACCTAATTAACTTATAACACTTATCCGTCAAAAAGTAAAGTTTTCTATAGGTTTTGTGTATGATTCCAGCCATTTTTTATCATCATCGCAAAGATAAGGTGATATACTTTCATATACGTTCTTCTGATACCTGTTAAAGAGCATAATATCCCTGCTTGTCATAAGTTCTGGCAGAAGTGCCTCTTTGTCAAAAGGAACGTATGTAAGATTTTTAAAATAACACATTTTTCCATATTCTGTTTCCGGTAAATCGGCCTTAACAAGCAATAGATTTTCGTGTCGTATTCCGAATTTTCCGGTTTCGTAATACCCCGGTTCATCGGATATAACCATGCCCTCATCAAGCACCACATCATTATTTTTCCAGCTTATTCTCTGTGGTCCTTCATGCACGTTAAGAAGATATCCGACGCCATGCCCTGTTCCGTGTCTGAAATCCATTCCGTATTCCCACAAAGGTTCCCTTGCAATAATATCAAGGCCTCCGCCTGTAACTCCATATTTAAAAACCGTTGCGGCAAGGCGTAAATGACCCACAAGTACAAGAGTATATGCTTTCTTTTCTTCTTCTGTCAGTTTTCCAAGCGGAACTGTTCTGGTTATATCCGTTGTTCCCTGAAGATAGTGTCCGCCTGTATCAATAAGACAAAGGCCTACCGGTTTCATGGTAACATCCGTCTTTTTTGTAGCTTCATAATGGACAATTGCTCCATGCTCTTTATATGCGACGATAGTGGCAAAGCTTTGTCCGATGTAGCCCTCTCCCATTTTTCTGAATTCGTCAAGTTTCTCTGCTGCCGACATTTCCGTTACAGTGCCTTTTTTAACGTTTTCTGTCAGCCACCGGACAAATTTAGTAACTGCCACACCGTCTTTTATGTGGGCACTTTCTATATTCTCGGTCTCTATAGGATTTTTTATCGCTTTCATAAGCTCAACAGGGCTTTCCGTCTCGTATGCAAAGCTGTTTATTGCAATATTTTCTTTTATAAAACAATTGGCACTTGAAGGGTCAATCATGATTTTCTCCGAGCTTATTCCTGCCAGATTGTCATATACTGACTCGTAATCCTTAATTATAATGCCATCATCGGCAAGCCCGCTAATAATATCATCGCTTAAAATACTGCGGTTTACATAAAGGACACTTATTTTTTTGCTGATATACATAAAACTTAAAAATACGGGACAATATTCAATGTCATCACCCCTTAAATTCAATAGCCATGCTATCTCATCAAGAGCAGTAAGCACCATGGCATCAGCCCCATTTTTGTCCATTATTTCAAAAAGGTGTCCAATCTTATCCTTTCTTGACATTCCGGTGTATTCATAATCCAGTTCCCATACTTTACGCGAAGACATTCCGGGTCTGTCTTTCCATATTGCATCTACAAGGTCTTTATCCATGGCGTAGGTAATTTTCTTACTGTCCAGCCTGTTTTTTAGTCTGCTAAAAAAATTACAATTCACGGTTCTTCCGTCAAATCCCACAACACTGTTTTCTTTTAATTTATCATACAAAAAAACCTCTATTGAGGGGCAGTCCGCTTCTCCGCTCTTCATAAGTTCTATGCCTGTACCCGCCAGTTCTTCCTCTGCCTGCAAAAAATATCTTCCATCAGTCCATAGTCCGGCAAAATCAGTCATGACAAGAAGTGTTCCCGCCGAACCTGTAAATCCTGACATATACTCACGTTCTTTGAAATAATCTCCTACATATTCAGAGCCGTGGTAATCGTCAGTAACTATTATATAGGCGTCAATATTACTATCGCCCATGATTTTTCTCAAAGCATTTATTTTTTCCGTAACCTGCATTTTGTCACCTCGCCAAAAAAATCTCAAGGTCATTATACACCTTGAGATTTTTAATGTCAGTATACTATTATATTTTTATATTTTGAGAATTCTGCAGGACACAGATTGGTTACAATGGTTGCCTCTCTGAAAGATGCAAAAGTTACGGCACTTATTGTATTAAATTTTGAAGAATCACATACAATAAAGGACTTACTGCATTTCTGCATCGCTGCTTTCTTAACAAGTGCCTCATTAATATCGGGCGTTGTATAGCCGGCTTTCGAAGATATGCCATTAGTTCCGAAAAAGCCCTTTGTAAAATGATATTTATCAAGTGTATTTACAGCTAATGTTCCAACAATTGCATCTGTAGATATCTTGACGTTGCCTCCCACAAGGACTACTTCATTGCCTTTTGACGCAAGTATTCTGGCATGTTCAATGCCATTCGTTACAATTCTTACGCCATTCATATTAAAATTGTCCGCAATATACTTTGTTGTAGTTCCTGCATCTATATATATAAAATCATCCGGAGTAATTAATTCAAGTGCCTTTTCTGCTGCCTTGCCTTTTTCAGTAGCATTAATATCCATTCTTTGTTCAAAACTATCTTCTTTAGTATCCACATCCTGCGGATCAAACATAGCTCCACCGTATACTTTTATAACTTTGCCGGTGTCAGCAAGGAAATTAATGTCGCGCCTTGCCGTTGATTCTGAGATGCCAAGTATCTTAGCCATCTCATTCGTGGTAACGCTACCTCTTTCTCTTATAATATTAACCATTTCTTCATGTCTTTGTTTTGTCAGCATTTTTTTTCGCCTTATAATCCTTAACATTTGTCTCAATAACAATCTTGCGAATAGGTAATACGCTTCCCGGTGACACCGATAATTCATCAACACCCATGGCAAGGAATTCTTTTGTAAGTGACTGGTCTGCACCAAGTTCTCCGCATATTCCTGCCCATATTCCCGCTTTATGTGCATTGTCAATAACCATTGATATCATCTTAAGCACTGCCGGATGATGTGAATCATAGAACATATCAAGTTCCGTATTCTGCCTGTCTATTGCAAGAGTATATTGTGTAAGGTCATTAGTTCCTATACTGAAAAAGTCAACTTCTTTTGCAAGTTCATCGCTTATCATTACCGCAGCAGGTGTCTCTATCATAATGCCCTGTTCGGGATTACCGTATAATATTCCCTGTTCATCAAGCTCTTTCCTTACTTCTTCTGCAATTTCTTTGATTCTTTTCACTTCCCATACACTTATTATCATCGGATACATAATGGCTATATTGCCATACGCACTCGCCCTGTAAAGTGCACGAAGCTGTGTCTTGAAAATCTCAGGCCTTGTGAGACAGATTCTTATGGCGCGGCATCCCATTGCAGGATTATCTTCATGTGCCATATTAAAATAATCACACTGTTTGTCTGCGCCTATGTCAAGAGTTCTTATAATGACCTTTTTGCCTGCCATTGTCTCAGCAACCTGTCTGTAAATCATGAACTGTTCTTCTTCCGTAGGGAAATCCTTGCTCTCAAGGTATATGAACTCACTTCTGAAAAGCCCGATTCCGCCAGCATCATTCTGAATAACTTTGGCAAGATCTTTTATATTGCCTATATTAGCATAAAGCATAATCTTTTGTCCATCGACAGTAATATTATCTTTGCCTTTAAGAGTCTGTAAAAGCACTCTTTTTTCATCTTCCTCTGCTTTACGCTTTTTCATTAGTTCCAGTGTCTCACAGTCAGGGTCAATATATATAACACCTTTAGTTCCGTCAACTACCGCCATTACACCATCAATTTCTTCGTCAAGGGGCAAAGGTGTATTGACAAGTGCAGGTATTGCCATAGTTCTTGCAAGAATTGCAGTATGTGAATTTAATGAACCATGAACCGTTACAAAGGATAAAACTTTATCCTTATCAAGCTGTACCGTCTCCGAAGGTGCAAGGTCATCCGCAACAATAATTGATGCTTCATCACCTGTATCATTACCGCTGCTTTTTCCATTCAGAACAGATATCACTCTTTCAGAAATATCTTTTACATCTGCTGCTCTTTCTTTCATATATTCATCCTCCATGGATGAAAACATTTTGGAAAAATTGTCTCCTGTAGCCGCAACCGCATATTCGGCATTAACGCCCTGGGACTCAATTATATTACGGACTGATTCGTTATAATCCTCATCCTCAAGCATCATCTGATGGACCTCAAATATGGCGGCATTTGCTTCTCCTACTTCCTTAAGAGCCTTTTCATAAAGGCCCTTAAGTTCCGTCATACTTTTATTACGTGCTTCTTCATATCTTAGCAACTCAGCTTTAACATCTGTAACCTTATGTCTTTTTACCTGCTGTTCGCCCTTTAAATACAGTTTTATCTTACCAATGGCAATGCCATTGAATACACTTTTACCTTCATACACCTTCATAAGTTTCTCTCCCTTTTAAAGATTTTCCTGCATAAACCTGCTTACTGTCTCGTAGGCCTTGTCTTCGTCTTCTCCGTCAAAAGTAAGTGTTACTTCATTGCCTTTTTTAACACCGAGTCCCATAATTCCGAATATAGCCTTACAGTTCATTGCTTTACCGTCTTTAGCTATTTTAATGTCACATGCAAAATCTTTTGTTGCTTTTACAAGGAGTCCTGCCGGACGTGCATGTATTCCCTCCGGATCAGTTATAACATACTTAAATTCTCTCATACCGTTTTTCTCCTTTCTAATTCGTCTGTTTTTTCTTTAAAATTCCTAAAAGAACTGTTGATACTGCAGTTCCTATTACAAGTGCCAGAAGATACATAAATTTATTGCCCATAACAGGTACTACGAAAATTCCGCCGTGAGGTGCCATGAGTGTACATTTAAATGCCATTGATAATGCACCCGCAACGCCTGAACCAACTACACATGCCGGAATAACCCTGAATGGATCTGCTGCCGCATACGGAATTGCTCCTTCTGTAATGAATGCAAGACCCATAATCAGGTTAGTAGGACCTGACTGTCTCTCCTGCTTTGAGAACTTGTTTTTGAAAATTATAGTTGCAAGAGCAATTGCGCAAGGTGGAACCATTCCGCCAATCATTACTGATGCCATCATATCATAATTGCCTGATGCAATGGAAGCTGTTCCGAATACATATGCTGCTTTATTGAAAGGTCCGCCCATATCAATTGCCATCATTCCGCCGAGGACAAGTCCGAGAACAATTCTGCTTCCGCTTCCCATACTCTTAAGTCCGTTGTTCATTGCCGTGTTAATATAACCCATTACAGGTTCAACCGCAAATTTCATCAGGAGACCCATTACCAGAATACCGACAACCGGATATATAAGTACAGGTGCTATCTTTTCCAGTGCATCCGGAAGTTTACTGCATAACTTAACAAGTAACAAAACAATATATCCTGCCGCAAAACCTGCTGCAAGTGCTCCAAGGAATCCGGATGTTCCGTTGGCTGCCATCATGCCGCCTACGAATCCGACTGCAAGTGCCGGTCTGTCGCCTATTGCCATTGCTATAAATCCCGCCAGTACGGGGAGCATAAATTTAAAAGCTACATTACCTATTTCGTTAAAAAGTCTCGCTGCATCTGTTATGCTTCCGAAGCTGCTTCTTTCAGCAGCAGACAATGAATTGATATCTACCGCAAATCCATCAATAAGAAATGATATTGCAATAAGAATACCGCCGCCTACTACAAAAGGAAGCATATGTGAAACACCGTTCATAAGCTGTGTATAAATCTTATGTCCAATTCCTTTTTTTGTAGTTGTTTTCTCAACTTCATCGTCAGATCTGACTCCGCTCTTATATACAGGTGCCTCGCCTTTAATTGCAAGGTCAATAAGTTCATCCGCTTTATTGATTCCGTCCGAAACCTGTCGCTCAATAAGCTTCTTTCCGTCAAATCTTTCCATTGGGACTTTGGCATCTGCCGCAATAATAATAAAATCAGCTTCTTCAATATCTTTATCTGTAAGTACATTTTTGGCACCGCCGGAACCTCTTGTCTCTACCTTGATATAACAATTCTTTGCCTTTGCTGCTTTTTCAAGTCCCTCAGCCGCCATATAAGTATGGGCAATTCCTGTAGGACAGGATGTAACTGCAAGTATTTTTACCCGGCTATCGTCTGCTTTATTAATATCCGAAAGTCTTTCGTCCACACTTTTCTTTTCTTCATCAGCCTTATCTATTATTTCAAGAAACTCTTCTGCTGTTGATGCATTTCTTAAATTCTTTGTAAACTCTTCATCCATAAGCATCATTGACAATTTGCTGAGTACGTCAAGATGGACATTATCCTTTGTGTCCGGTGCTGCTATAAGGAAAAGCAGTGTTACGGGTTCTCCGTCAAGTGATTCAAAATCCACTCCGTCTTTTATAACCATTGCTGCAAGTCCCGGTCTGTTGACCGCTGCACATTTTCCATGTGGTATTGCAATTCCTTCTCCAACACCTGTTGTACTCTCTTCTTCTCTTGCAAATACCTGCCTGCGATACCCTTCAGTATCGTTGATTTTTCCGCTTTCAGCCATAAGGGCAATAGCTTCGTTGAGTGCTTCTTCCTTGCTCTTAGGAGCTGCTGTAAGAGATATGCTTCTCTTATCAAGTAAATCAGTTATTCTCATACTTTTTCCTCCAATACTATAGTTTTATATACTTTTTCTATTTCTTCCTTTGTTGCCAGATTTTCCGAAAAAGCACTGGCACTTCCTGATGCTACTCCCATACAGAACGCATGGTTGTAATCGTGTCTTGCAAGATATCCTGCCATAAATCCGGCTACCATTGAATCTCCTGCACCTACTCCGTTAATGAGCTTTCCCTCAGGTGCCGGTGCGTCAATTACCCGGCCATCATCCGATACCAATACCGCACCTTCTCCTGCCATTGAAACCAAAACATTTCTCGCGCCCATATTCTGCAGTTTCTTAGCGTACGGGATAACCGAACTTCTTGTTGTAAGCCTTACTCCGAATATCTCACCTAGTTCATAATTGTTAGGCTTAATCAGAAACGGTCCGTATGGAAGCGATTTCACAAGCAGTTCCTTCGTCGCATCCACAACAATCTTAATGTCCCTGCCCTTAAGCAGTTCCATTATATTCTTGTAGGCATCATCATCCATTCCCGCCGGAATGCTGCCTGACAGGAAAAGAACATCCCCGTCCTTAAGCTGTGATAATCTTTCCATAAGAAGTTCAACATTCTCTTTACTTATAACCGGTCCCTGTCCGTTAATTTCTGTTCCATCAGTTGATTTAAGTTTGAGATTAATTCTTGAAAATCCATTTTCAAGCCTGATAAAACCGTTCTTAACGCCCATATTCTCAAGTCTTCTTACGATTTCATCTCCTGTAAAACCTGATACAAAACCAAGTGCTGTGTTATCAATTCCAAGATTCTTAAGAACTGTTGAAACATTAATTCCCTTTCCTCCGGGGAGAATCCGTTCATCACTTGTCCTGTTGGTTATTCCAAGCTTAAAATCCCTGACAGACACTATATAGTCCAAAGACGGATTAAAAGTTACTGTGTAAATCATTACCTTTCGCCTCCTTCTTTACTTTGTAGTCTCATTATAACTCCATGTCGTTTCAAAGTCAATCATTTTCATTCATTTTCTTGCGTATTTTTGACCGACTTTGACTGTTTTGTATTAATTTATCTAAAAAAAGCATTTGCCACAACGGACAAATGCTCTTTCTTAAACGTAAAGTGAATTTCAAAATTCCAGTTTTTTGAATCCCCAAATGGCAAATCTGGAATTTACTCTTGCACATAGTTTTTGATACAATTCCATATGGTTATCTGTCTGTTGGAAAGGATTATCATATGAACGAACATGATCAAAAACATTTAACCCTGTCCAACAGGACATATATTGAACAGGAACTGTTACAGAAAAGTACTTTTTCTTCAATAGGATCTGTCTTACACAAAGACCCATCCACCATTTCAAAAGAAGTAAAGCGTTACTCAAAAACGATTCCTGCCGGGTACAGCTACAAATGTAATCTCTGCAAGCATTATAAAGACTGTGACTTAAGGAGCAAAGAATTGAAATGTCCTCGATATTCAAGCCATTGCTCTTTTTATTGCAAGAAATGTTATCGAAGAACTGTCATTGATTATTGTCCTTATTTTCTACCTTACAAATGCAACAAAATCAACAAACCACCGTATGTTTGTAATTACTGTGAGGACTACAAATCTTGCCCTTTAGACAAGAAAGTATATGACGCTGCATATGCCCAAAGGCAATAT
Proteins encoded:
- the pfkB gene encoding 1-phosphofructokinase; this translates as MIYTVTFNPSLDYIVSVRDFKLGITNRTSDERILPGGKGINVSTVLKNLGIDNTALGFVSGFTGDEIVRRLENMGVKNGFIRLENGFSRINLKLKSTDGTEINGQGPVISKENVELLMERLSQLKDGDVLFLSGSIPAGMDDDAYKNIMELLKGRDIKIVVDATKELLVKSLPYGPFLIKPNNYELGEIFGVRLTTRSSVIPYAKKLQNMGARNVLVSMAGEGAVLVSDDGRVIDAPAPEGKLINGVGAGDSMVAGFMAGYLARHDYNHAFCMGVASGSASAFSENLATKEEIEKVYKTIVLEEKV
- a CDS encoding aminopeptidase P family protein yields the protein MQVTEKINALRKIMGDSNIDAYIIVTDDYHGSEYVGDYFKEREYMSGFTGSAGTLLVMTDFAGLWTDGRYFLQAEEELAGTGIELMKSGEADCPSIEVFLYDKLKENSVVGFDGRTVNCNFFSRLKNRLDSKKITYAMDKDLVDAIWKDRPGMSSRKVWELDYEYTGMSRKDKIGHLFEIMDKNGADAMVLTALDEIAWLLNLRGDDIEYCPVFLSFMYISKKISVLYVNRSILSDDIISGLADDGIIIKDYESVYDNLAGISSEKIMIDPSSANCFIKENIAINSFAYETESPVELMKAIKNPIETENIESAHIKDGVAVTKFVRWLTENVKKGTVTEMSAAEKLDEFRKMGEGYIGQSFATIVAYKEHGAIVHYEATKKTDVTMKPVGLCLIDTGGHYLQGTTDITRTVPLGKLTEEEKKAYTLVLVGHLRLAATVFKYGVTGGGLDIIAREPLWEYGMDFRHGTGHGVGYLLNVHEGPQRISWKNNDVVLDEGMVISDEPGYYETGKFGIRHENLLLVKADLPETEYGKMCYFKNLTYVPFDKEALLPELMTSRDIMLFNRYQKNVYESISPYLCDDDKKWLESYTKPIENFTF
- a CDS encoding HPr family phosphocarrier protein — protein: MREFKYVITDPEGIHARPAGLLVKATKDFACDIKIAKDGKAMNCKAIFGIMGLGVKKGNEVTLTFDGEDEDKAYETVSRFMQENL
- the ptsP gene encoding phosphoenolpyruvate--protein phosphotransferase, coding for MKVYEGKSVFNGIAIGKIKLYLKGEQQVKRHKVTDVKAELLRYEEARNKSMTELKGLYEKALKEVGEANAAIFEVHQMMLEDEDYNESVRNIIESQGVNAEYAVAATGDNFSKMFSSMEDEYMKERAADVKDISERVISVLNGKSSGNDTGDEASIIVADDLAPSETVQLDKDKVLSFVTVHGSLNSHTAILARTMAIPALVNTPLPLDEEIDGVMAVVDGTKGVIYIDPDCETLELMKKRKAEEDEKRVLLQTLKGKDNITVDGQKIMLYANIGNIKDLAKVIQNDAGGIGLFRSEFIYLESKDFPTEEEQFMIYRQVAETMAGKKVIIRTLDIGADKQCDYFNMAHEDNPAMGCRAIRICLTRPEIFKTQLRALYRASAYGNIAIMYPMIISVWEVKRIKEIAEEVRKELDEQGILYGNPEQGIMIETPAAVMISDELAKEVDFFSIGTNDLTQYTLAIDRQNTELDMFYDSHHPAVLKMISMVIDNAHKAGIWAGICGELGADQSLTKEFLAMGVDELSVSPGSVLPIRKIVIETNVKDYKAKKNADKTKT
- a CDS encoding DeoR/GlpR family DNA-binding transcription regulator is translated as MLTKQRHEEMVNIIRERGSVTTNEMAKILGISESTARRDINFLADTGKVIKVYGGAMFDPQDVDTKEDSFEQRMDINATEKGKAAEKALELITPDDFIYIDAGTTTKYIADNFNMNGVRIVTNGIEHARILASKGNEVVLVGGNVKISTDAIVGTLAVNTLDKYHFTKGFFGTNGISSKAGYTTPDINEALVKKAAMQKCSKSFIVCDSSKFNTISAVTFASFREATIVTNLCPAEFSKYKNIIVY
- a CDS encoding PTS fructose transporter subunit IIABC — translated: MRITDLLDKRSISLTAAPKSKEEALNEAIALMAESGKINDTEGYRRQVFAREEESTTGVGEGIAIPHGKCAAVNRPGLAAMVIKDGVDFESLDGEPVTLLFLIAAPDTKDNVHLDVLSKLSMMLMDEEFTKNLRNASTAEEFLEIIDKADEEKKSVDERLSDINKADDSRVKILAVTSCPTGIAHTYMAAEGLEKAAKAKNCYIKVETRGSGGAKNVLTDKDIEEADFIIIAADAKVPMERFDGKKLIERQVSDGINKADELIDLAIKGEAPVYKSGVRSDDEVEKTTTKKGIGHKIYTQLMNGVSHMLPFVVGGGILIAISFLIDGFAVDINSLSAAERSSFGSITDAARLFNEIGNVAFKFMLPVLAGFIAMAIGDRPALAVGFVGGMMAANGTSGFLGALAAGFAAGYIVLLLVKLCSKLPDALEKIAPVLIYPVVGILVMGLLMKFAVEPVMGYINTAMNNGLKSMGSGSRIVLGLVLGGMMAIDMGGPFNKAAYVFGTASIASGNYDMMASVMIGGMVPPCAIALATIIFKNKFSKQERQSGPTNLIMGLAFITEGAIPYAAADPFRVIPACVVGSGVAGALSMAFKCTLMAPHGGIFVVPVMGNKFMYLLALVIGTAVSTVLLGILKKKQTN